Proteins from a single region of Desulfobacter postgatei 2ac9:
- a CDS encoding alpha/beta hydrolase, whose protein sequence is MDNLLDHPLIEQRYFFPRKGFFADPFWVDVDGARLACSYHEINPEAKTLVHFHGNGEIVDDWQGDFVSLIHQMGCNCLLAELRGYGQSSGRAQLGKMICDVAPTIEALKRNEKDFIFFGRSVGSIFALEAAARFPDAAGLVLESAVADVLERLLLRVHPDELNVDLSALRNAVEQQLNHQQKIASFKGDVLVLHTVNDGLIDVSHGKRLYDWAPGRKTIKLFDRGDHNSIMMFNAGEYFSCLESFIRGLS, encoded by the coding sequence GTGGATAACTTGCTTGATCATCCGTTAATTGAGCAGCGTTATTTTTTTCCCCGCAAGGGTTTTTTTGCTGATCCTTTTTGGGTTGATGTTGATGGCGCAAGATTAGCCTGCAGCTATCATGAAATTAATCCCGAGGCAAAAACGCTAGTACATTTTCACGGCAATGGTGAGATTGTTGATGACTGGCAAGGTGATTTTGTCTCCTTGATTCATCAGATGGGCTGTAATTGTTTGTTGGCGGAATTGCGCGGTTATGGACAATCAAGCGGTCGGGCCCAATTGGGTAAAATGATCTGCGATGTAGCGCCAACCATCGAAGCCTTAAAACGTAATGAGAAGGATTTTATTTTTTTCGGTCGTAGTGTTGGTTCTATTTTTGCTCTTGAAGCCGCAGCCCGTTTTCCTGATGCCGCCGGGCTGGTTCTTGAAAGTGCTGTTGCCGATGTGCTTGAGCGTTTGCTGTTGCGTGTTCACCCTGATGAACTCAATGTTGATTTGTCTGCTTTACGCAACGCAGTGGAGCAGCAGCTTAATCATCAGCAGAAAATAGCCTCATTTAAAGGCGATGTATTGGTGCTGCACACCGTTAATGATGGCTTGATTGATGTGAGCCACGGTAAGCGGCTTTATGATTGGGCGCCAGGGCGTAAAACGATTAAATTGTTTGATCGGGGCGATCACAACAGCATTATGATGTTTAATGCCGGTGAGTATTTTTCTTGTTTGGAAAGTTTTATTCGTGGTTTGAGCTGA
- a CDS encoding THUMP domain-containing class I SAM-dependent RNA methyltransferase — MLRQDFLKKLYNIPSAFEKRIKRRISGRPHVFFAVCPPGLGGVCETEVNRVSQKAGEIFSDNDRITDIKALPGGIEFTTRLKTACLANILMGSTTRILMRVASFKADGFRRLEEQIKSIDWELYLPPQSPPDIRVSTHKSRLYHSTAIADRIRPIIHDRLFLKDRSEQHDISKSAETISQPLMVRGENDRFELSLDMSGTSLYKRGIKEKIVKAPLRETLAFAILTRLDLSEKDMIADPMCGSGTFSLEGAMMQCALPPGAFRSFAFEAWPGFEEKSITHARNRLLAAAGACMDAGPLPPILARDIDQAAIDRLKQTCTRHRLFQRICPVCDDFFTMKPPPITDNQGVVLLNPPYGIRLDKNDDITALYKEIGNKLAADFKGWRAGVVCPGRKEFRALNLSLSTMPLFHGGLDLRTAIGVIGR, encoded by the coding sequence ATGCTGCGGCAGGACTTTTTAAAAAAATTGTACAACATCCCTTCAGCCTTTGAAAAACGTATAAAACGCCGTATTTCCGGAAGACCCCATGTTTTTTTTGCCGTATGCCCACCGGGCCTTGGTGGTGTTTGTGAAACAGAGGTGAACCGGGTCTCCCAAAAGGCGGGGGAAATATTCTCAGATAACGACAGAATCACTGATATTAAGGCGCTTCCCGGGGGGATTGAATTCACAACCAGATTGAAAACCGCCTGCCTGGCCAATATTCTGATGGGATCAACCACCCGGATACTCATGCGTGTCGCATCATTCAAGGCAGATGGTTTCAGGCGGCTTGAAGAACAGATTAAATCCATTGACTGGGAATTGTACCTGCCGCCCCAAAGCCCGCCTGATATCAGGGTATCCACCCACAAATCGCGCCTGTATCACTCCACAGCCATTGCGGACCGGATCAGACCCATCATTCATGACCGGCTGTTTTTAAAGGATAGATCTGAGCAGCACGACATCAGCAAATCAGCCGAAACCATTTCCCAGCCCCTGATGGTCCGCGGGGAAAATGACAGATTTGAACTCTCCCTTGATATGTCCGGAACCTCTTTGTACAAACGCGGAATTAAAGAAAAAATTGTTAAAGCACCTTTGCGTGAAACCCTGGCCTTTGCCATTCTGACCCGGCTGGATCTGTCAGAAAAGGACATGATCGCCGACCCCATGTGCGGCTCCGGCACATTCAGCTTAGAGGGCGCCATGATGCAGTGCGCACTGCCCCCAGGGGCATTCAGATCATTTGCCTTTGAAGCGTGGCCGGGATTTGAGGAAAAAAGTATCACCCATGCCCGCAACAGGCTTCTGGCAGCAGCCGGGGCATGCATGGACGCCGGGCCGTTGCCCCCCATCCTGGCCCGTGATATAGACCAGGCAGCCATTGACCGGCTGAAACAAACCTGCACCCGACACAGGCTGTTTCAACGCATCTGCCCAGTCTGCGATGATTTCTTCACCATGAAGCCCCCACCCATTACAGACAACCAGGGGGTAGTGCTCCTGAATCCACCCTATGGCATCCGCCTGGATAAAAATGACGATATCACAGCCCTTTATAAAGAGATCGGGAACAAGCTGGCTGCGGATTTCAAAGGATGGCGGGCAGGCGTTGTCTGTCCGGGCAGAAAAGAGTTCCGGGCGCTGAACTTAAGCCTGTCAACCATGCCCCTTTTCCATGGCGGACTTGATCTTCGCACTGCCATCGGCGTGATCGGCAGGTAA
- a CDS encoding FmdB family zinc ribbon protein, whose amino-acid sequence MPLYDFHCPQCNRILELLVTGRDDQAVCPECGSTQLEKLVAAHSSFSGKSGSSLPGPNDTACCGSRPGEKSGCAGPGSCCGRTF is encoded by the coding sequence ATGCCTTTATATGACTTCCATTGTCCGCAATGCAACCGGATTCTTGAACTGCTCGTGACCGGTCGGGATGACCAGGCTGTCTGCCCTGAGTGCGGCAGTACCCAACTTGAAAAGCTCGTGGCAGCCCACTCAAGCTTTTCAGGCAAATCCGGCAGCTCCCTGCCCGGCCCCAACGACACAGCCTGCTGCGGTTCCAGACCGGGTGAAAAAAGTGGATGTGCCGGTCCCGGTTCATGCTGCGGCAGGACTTTTTAA
- a CDS encoding NifB/NifX family molybdenum-iron cluster-binding protein: MKIAITSAGKDLDAQVDPRFGRAAYIIVVDTDTLDFEVIDNAENKNAFKGAGITAASAICDKGAQVLITGFCGPNAFKTLDSAGVKVANDASGTIKSTIEDFKAGKFTFADGSNAEGHW, translated from the coding sequence ATGAAAATAGCGATTACATCAGCGGGCAAAGACCTTGATGCCCAGGTGGACCCCAGATTCGGCAGAGCGGCCTACATCATAGTGGTGGACACAGACACCCTGGATTTTGAGGTCATTGACAACGCTGAAAATAAAAATGCCTTTAAAGGCGCCGGTATTACAGCGGCTTCGGCAATCTGTGACAAGGGTGCCCAGGTCTTGATCACAGGGTTCTGCGGCCCCAATGCATTCAAAACCCTTGACAGTGCCGGCGTAAAAGTAGCCAATGACGCCTCCGGCACCATCAAAAGTACGATTGAAGACTTTAAAGCAGGTAAATTCACATTTGCCGACGGGTCCAACGCCGAAGGTCACTGGTAA
- a CDS encoding NifB/NifX family molybdenum-iron cluster-binding protein gives MKNGRIAIPSNGEGGLSGTRAGHFGHCDVFTFVDVKDGKIETVSTVANQEHAQGGCMVPVNLLAEHRVNALIVGGIGMRPLMGFRQVGIDVYHDDQRPNIEPVVMDLIAGKLTQIRNDQVCGGGGGGAQ, from the coding sequence ATGAAAAACGGTAGAATTGCAATTCCCTCCAACGGAGAAGGAGGACTTTCCGGTACCCGTGCAGGCCATTTCGGACATTGTGACGTATTCACCTTTGTGGATGTCAAGGATGGAAAAATTGAAACGGTATCCACCGTTGCCAACCAGGAGCATGCCCAGGGCGGCTGCATGGTACCTGTAAACCTTCTGGCCGAACATCGGGTAAATGCCCTGATCGTGGGCGGCATCGGCATGCGGCCGCTCATGGGCTTCCGCCAGGTGGGCATTGATGTCTATCACGATGACCAGCGTCCGAATATTGAACCTGTGGTCATGGACCTTATTGCCGGCAAACTTACACAGATTCGGAACGATCAGGTCTGCGGCGGTGGTGGCGGCGGCGCACAATAG
- a CDS encoding ATP-binding protein, giving the protein MKELVILSGKGGTGKTSLTAAFASLAGNMMLCDADVDAADLHLIMDPDIQETHDFAGGYEAEIIPDACTGCGQCMELCRFDAVKPVEGAGIFYIDGLACEGCGVCADLCPESAIKFEEKVCGQWFASSTRFGEMIHARLGIAEDNSGRLVALVRDEARKRVLANHIDLLLTDGPPGIGCPVIASIGHANAVLIVTEPTVSGIHDMERVAQLAAHFKIPAMVCINKYDLNTDQARAIEAIAEKRNMEFVGKLPFDPAFTAAMVQGKSIMETHGDSPVATQIKEIWNRIMAHPAMKMDRLC; this is encoded by the coding sequence ATGAAAGAACTTGTTATTTTAAGCGGCAAAGGCGGAACCGGAAAAACCAGTTTAACAGCAGCATTTGCAAGCCTTGCCGGGAATATGATGCTTTGTGATGCGGACGTGGATGCAGCAGACCTCCACCTTATTATGGACCCGGACATTCAAGAAACCCATGATTTTGCAGGCGGCTATGAGGCAGAAATCATCCCTGACGCCTGCACCGGCTGCGGTCAGTGTATGGAGCTGTGCAGGTTTGACGCCGTTAAACCGGTGGAAGGCGCAGGGATATTTTATATTGACGGCCTTGCCTGTGAAGGCTGCGGGGTCTGCGCAGACCTGTGTCCTGAATCTGCTATTAAATTTGAGGAAAAAGTCTGCGGACAATGGTTTGCTTCCTCTACCCGGTTCGGAGAGATGATCCATGCCCGCTTAGGCATTGCAGAAGACAACTCAGGCCGGTTGGTGGCCCTGGTCAGAGACGAGGCCAGAAAACGGGTACTTGCGAACCACATTGACCTCCTGCTCACGGACGGCCCTCCGGGTATCGGATGCCCGGTTATTGCCTCCATCGGGCATGCCAACGCAGTTCTCATCGTGACCGAGCCCACGGTTTCAGGCATCCATGACATGGAACGTGTGGCCCAGTTGGCAGCCCATTTTAAAATACCGGCCATGGTCTGCATCAACAAATACGATTTAAACACGGATCAGGCCCGGGCCATTGAGGCCATTGCCGAAAAAAGAAATATGGAATTTGTGGGAAAACTCCCCTTTGACCCGGCATTCACAGCAGCCATGGTCCAAGGTAAATCCATCATGGAAACCCATGGTGACAGCCCTGTTGCAACACAAATCAAAGAGATCTGGAATCGAATTATGGCTCACCCGGCCATGAAGATGGACAGGCTGTGTTAA
- a CDS encoding ATP-binding protein has translation MIISIASGKGGTGKTTVATNLCASLDRDLMLLDCDVEEPNAHLFLNPNFTGKERVNAPVPKVDLSLCTYCKKCMDICRFGAIAVAGKTVVTFPELCHSCGGCTVVCPEKAITEIDRFIGTVETGTLNLPGSPSFGRGLMDIGQVMAPPVIRQVRKLEKEKELTIIDAPPGTSCPVIASMKGTDFVLLVTEPTPFGLHDLTLAVEAVKLLGIPCGIVINRAGIGNDEVKIYARNENIPILLEIPFDKDIASAYSKGELLVQALPEYKEIFKGLYTSIEAIVNRKGDA, from the coding sequence ATGATTATCAGCATAGCAAGCGGAAAAGGCGGCACAGGTAAGACTACTGTGGCCACCAATCTTTGCGCAAGTCTTGATAGAGACCTTATGCTTTTAGACTGCGACGTGGAAGAACCCAATGCCCACCTTTTCCTGAACCCAAACTTCACTGGAAAAGAAAGGGTCAATGCCCCTGTGCCTAAAGTGGACTTAAGCCTTTGCACCTATTGCAAAAAATGTATGGATATCTGCCGGTTCGGCGCAATTGCCGTGGCCGGGAAAACGGTGGTTACCTTTCCGGAACTCTGCCACTCTTGTGGCGGCTGCACGGTTGTTTGTCCGGAAAAAGCCATCACTGAAATCGACCGGTTCATCGGTACGGTGGAAACAGGCACCCTGAATCTGCCCGGTTCCCCGTCATTCGGCCGGGGGCTTATGGATATCGGCCAGGTTATGGCACCACCGGTCATCAGGCAGGTTCGGAAACTTGAGAAAGAAAAAGAACTCACCATTATAGATGCCCCGCCGGGCACCTCCTGTCCCGTGATTGCCTCCATGAAAGGAACGGATTTTGTGCTTCTGGTCACCGAGCCCACGCCCTTTGGGCTGCATGATCTGACCCTGGCCGTGGAAGCGGTGAAGCTGTTAGGCATTCCCTGCGGTATTGTGATCAACCGGGCGGGTATTGGCAATGATGAGGTTAAAATTTATGCCCGAAATGAAAATATTCCAATTTTACTGGAAATTCCCTTTGACAAGGACATTGCTTCGGCCTACTCAAAGGGCGAACTGCTTGTCCAGGCTTTGCCTGAATACAAAGAGATATTTAAAGGTCTGTACACATCTATTGAAGCAATCGTAAACCGGAAAGGGGATGCCTGA
- a CDS encoding 3-deoxy-7-phosphoheptulonate synthase: MKQINDVNVESFLTLTSPEVMRTELPIPDETADNVLAGRREVQEILTGEDKRLMVIAGPCSIHDMDGAMEYAQKMKALREEVKDKISLIMRVYFEKPRTTVGWKGLINDPLLDSSYNMEEGLRRARSLLISINALGLPAATEILDPITPQYIAGLLSWVAIGARTTESQTHREMASGLSMPVGFKNGTDGTLTAAINATQAAKTPQHFLGIDPDGKTAVVSTRGNRFCHIVLRGGTTPNYDPVSVGKAQARLRERDLLDAVIIDCSHDNSGQKYTGQAFVFKSAVDQRLGGNDRIVGLMLESNLFEGNQKCKCNGDADNLKYGVSITDECISWETTEKLLHCAFDKLP; the protein is encoded by the coding sequence ATGAAACAGATTAACGATGTAAACGTAGAATCATTTCTCACCCTTACCTCCCCGGAAGTCATGCGAACGGAACTGCCCATACCCGACGAAACTGCCGACAACGTGCTGGCCGGCCGCAGGGAAGTCCAGGAGATCCTTACCGGAGAGGACAAACGGCTGATGGTCATTGCAGGTCCCTGCTCCATCCATGACATGGATGGCGCCATGGAGTATGCCCAAAAGATGAAAGCCCTGCGTGAAGAGGTAAAAGATAAAATCAGCCTGATTATGCGGGTCTATTTTGAAAAACCCAGAACCACCGTGGGCTGGAAGGGACTGATCAATGATCCGCTCCTGGATTCCTCATATAATATGGAAGAAGGACTTCGAAGGGCAAGGTCCCTGCTGATCAGCATCAATGCCTTGGGTCTGCCTGCTGCCACGGAAATTTTAGATCCCATTACCCCCCAGTACATTGCCGGGCTTTTAAGCTGGGTGGCCATTGGTGCACGCACCACAGAGTCCCAGACCCACCGGGAGATGGCCTCGGGACTCTCCATGCCCGTGGGATTCAAAAACGGTACCGACGGCACTCTGACGGCAGCAATCAACGCCACCCAGGCCGCCAAGACGCCCCAGCATTTTCTGGGCATTGATCCGGACGGCAAAACAGCGGTTGTCTCCACCCGGGGCAACCGCTTCTGCCACATTGTCCTGCGCGGCGGGACCACACCCAACTATGATCCCGTCTCCGTGGGAAAAGCCCAGGCCCGACTCAGGGAAAGAGACCTTTTGGATGCGGTGATCATTGACTGTTCCCATGACAACTCCGGCCAGAAATACACGGGCCAGGCCTTTGTATTCAAGAGCGCCGTGGATCAAAGGCTTGGGGGCAATGACAGGATTGTGGGCCTGATGCTGGAAAGCAACCTGTTTGAAGGCAATCAGAAATGCAAATGCAACGGGGATGCGGATAACCTTAAGTACGGGGTCTCCATCACAGATGAATGCATCTCATGGGAAACCACGGAAAAACTTCTCCATTGCGCATTTGATAAGCTGCCCTGA
- a CDS encoding DUF697 domain-containing protein, whose protein sequence is MTRQNKKEALANVEKLEQNVGVSHAIDQDTEIPTNGLARKTAMRLLDYSVKRFSGVNPDKAIKQTRDMKKKYPGLSDAEVVEKLIKAKCQKTAAIGVTTSASSLIPGLGTALALTVGFVVDISSILKMHSELVLEIAEAYGKRLSEMERSEVILAVTGLSAGINTISGKAVKGVSHKVGEIAAQKWLSKAIPAIGMATSASANVLSTYIIGKRADAYFTRGPEAMKDLKDNLRALSGVDERKISEWYKKFIGNDL, encoded by the coding sequence ATGACCAGACAGAACAAAAAAGAAGCGCTTGCTAATGTCGAAAAACTTGAACAGAATGTGGGTGTTTCACATGCTATCGATCAAGACACCGAAATTCCAACGAATGGACTTGCGAGAAAGACTGCAATGAGATTGCTCGATTATTCGGTTAAACGATTCAGTGGCGTGAATCCAGATAAAGCAATTAAACAAACCCGGGATATGAAAAAAAAATATCCGGGCCTTTCTGATGCCGAAGTGGTTGAGAAGCTTATAAAGGCCAAATGCCAGAAAACAGCCGCCATTGGGGTTACAACATCAGCCTCCAGCCTCATTCCGGGACTGGGGACAGCTTTAGCGCTGACCGTAGGATTTGTAGTTGATATCAGCAGCATACTGAAAATGCATTCCGAGCTTGTGTTAGAAATCGCGGAAGCCTATGGGAAACGGTTATCTGAGATGGAGCGCAGTGAGGTCATACTTGCAGTAACGGGTTTGAGTGCCGGCATCAACACTATTAGTGGTAAAGCGGTAAAAGGTGTGTCACATAAGGTAGGTGAAATTGCGGCACAGAAATGGCTTTCAAAGGCTATTCCGGCCATCGGTATGGCGACTTCGGCCAGTGCCAATGTATTGTCCACCTATATTATCGGAAAACGAGCGGATGCCTATTTCACAAGGGGACCCGAGGCAATGAAAGATTTAAAGGATAATCTGCGTGCTCTCAGTGGTGTGGATGAACGGAAGATTTCAGAATGGTATAAAAAGTTTATTGGAAATGACCTGTGA
- a CDS encoding type II toxin-antitoxin system RnlB family antitoxin: MKNKRFDIKRTNADRYSYIVLSTSYMSPIEWVEELEACLMKEEYVGNILLDLLLSNGYDRDRFYEIFFDGKKLNFQTLLNVTKVSEELKQVSGEYYSRNSEILDNSVLTKPQRFLIKKKRLL, encoded by the coding sequence ATGAAGAATAAACGATTTGACATAAAAAGAACCAACGCTGACAGATATTCTTATATCGTTTTGTCAACGAGCTATATGAGCCCCATAGAATGGGTAGAAGAGCTTGAAGCCTGTTTGATGAAAGAAGAGTATGTTGGAAATATCCTTTTAGACTTACTTCTGTCAAATGGTTACGATAGAGATCGATTTTATGAAATTTTCTTTGATGGAAAAAAGTTAAACTTCCAAACGCTCTTAAATGTTACAAAAGTTTCAGAAGAACTAAAACAAGTTTCGGGCGAATATTATAGCAGAAATTCTGAAATCCTTGATAATAGCGTATTGACAAAGCCGCAACGATTCTTAATTAAAAAGAAACGGCTTTTATGA
- a CDS encoding type II toxin-antitoxin system RnlA family toxin, with the protein MAYKNLNIDQKRLNELLKDKIFFDLSEPPIVKKTKGASSNITIEKQGIQASITIYFNNNGTVSFSIIGKNPELSEDYIKFLIGECKEADSHNNCITYRKIKQDDFELLLEYLDTEEAVKSESLEPYKTNNNHTIFKISSIYKDETTLTQYANQTILLQGRPLYIYNVIKSFINELIDFDQVVEIESDLYKIDLKPDVVREELESRLFAVYGRFDEKILKVMTPALSLMKIDVELEDYSCCIYPALRGLEGYIRMLLSEFSKEYKTVGRLGSLFDENKSYETMLFLKDDIKNDVVCKSLQNAYFMYVKHRHPLFHTDKKDASLTVITHTRETATTLINEIFDVINQSFYQITNEE; encoded by the coding sequence ATGGCATATAAAAACCTTAATATCGATCAAAAGAGATTAAATGAACTTTTAAAAGACAAAATATTTTTTGATTTATCTGAGCCGCCAATAGTAAAAAAGACTAAAGGGGCATCATCAAATATAACAATCGAAAAACAAGGCATCCAAGCATCAATAACAATATATTTTAATAATAATGGCACAGTTTCTTTTTCGATAATTGGGAAAAACCCTGAATTATCAGAAGATTACATTAAATTTTTAATCGGCGAATGCAAGGAAGCAGACTCGCACAATAATTGCATAACGTATCGAAAAATTAAACAGGACGACTTTGAATTATTATTGGAATATTTGGATACAGAAGAAGCAGTAAAAAGTGAAAGTCTTGAACCATACAAGACTAATAATAATCATACCATTTTCAAAATCAGCAGTATTTATAAAGATGAAACGACACTAACTCAATATGCCAATCAAACCATATTATTGCAAGGGCGGCCACTATATATATACAATGTAATCAAATCATTTATTAATGAATTGATTGATTTTGATCAAGTTGTCGAAATCGAATCCGATTTGTATAAGATAGACCTAAAGCCTGATGTGGTCCGGGAAGAATTAGAATCAAGGTTATTTGCAGTTTACGGACGATTTGATGAAAAAATCCTTAAGGTGATGACGCCTGCGTTGTCATTAATGAAAATAGATGTTGAATTGGAAGATTATTCTTGCTGTATCTATCCTGCCCTAAGGGGTTTAGAAGGCTATATTCGTATGCTTCTAAGTGAATTTTCAAAAGAGTATAAGACCGTCGGCCGCTTAGGATCGCTTTTCGATGAAAATAAAAGTTATGAAACGATGCTATTTTTAAAAGATGACATAAAAAATGATGTTGTCTGCAAATCCCTACAAAATGCTTATTTTATGTACGTGAAGCATCGGCACCCATTGTTTCATACCGATAAAAAAGACGCCTCTTTGACGGTAATAACTCATACTCGAGAAACAGCAACCACCTTGATTAATGAAATATTTGATGTTATAAATCAATCCTTTTATCAAATAACAAATGAAGAATAA